The Primulina eburnea isolate SZY01 chromosome 6, ASM2296580v1, whole genome shotgun sequence genome contains a region encoding:
- the LOC140835222 gene encoding uncharacterized protein, with protein MAEGGSYYCSKKSDDLCGKACDQDSGRSFIMSRLRCNLPVLDVKALFFLFLLVPTCVLVIYVHGQKITYFLRPLWESPPKPFHETPHYYHENVSMENLCKLHGWEIREYPRRVYDAVLFSNEVDLLKIRWQELYPYVTEFVLLESNSTFTGLPKPCVFSSVRDQFKFLEPRLNYGLVPGRFKKGENPFVEEAYQRLALDYLLKQAGIQDDDLLIMSDVDEIPSRHTINLLRWCDGIPPILHLRLKNYLYSFEFLVDNNSWRASVHIYQSGKTKYAHYRQSDEILADAGWHCSFCFRHIREFIFKMKAYSHVDRVRFSRFLNPSGIQRAICKGADLFDMLPEEYTFREIIGKMGPVPHSYSAVHLPAYLLENAEWYKFLLPGNCVRLSV; from the exons ATGGCTGAAGGGGGGTCTTATTATTGTTCCAAGAAGTCTGATGATTTATGCGGTAAAGCCTGTGATCAG GACTCAGGGCGAAGCTTTATCATGTCAAGACTCAGATGTAATTTGCCAGTGCTTGATGTCAAAGCCTTGTTCTTTCTATTCTTGTTGGTACCGACTTGTGTCTTGGTTATATACGTTCACGGCCAGAAAATCACGTATTTTTTACGTCCTTTATGGGAATCTCCTCCTAAGCCCTTCCATGAAACACCTCACTACTATCACGAGAATGTATCTATGGAGAATCTCTGCAAACTTCATGGTTGGGAAATACGTGAATATCCTAGGCGTGTTTATGATGCTGTCTTGTTTAGCAATGAGGTTGACCTTCTCAAGATACGCTGGCAAGAGTTATACCCTTATGTCACCGAATTTGTGTTGCTCGAGTCGAATTCTACATTCACTGGGCTGCCCAAGCCTTGTGTCTTTTCTTCTGTCCGTGACCAATTCAAATTTCTTGAGCCGAGATTAAACTATGGACTAGTTCCAGGGAGATTTAAAAAAGGCGAAAACCCATTTGTCGAGGAAGCATATCAGAGACTCGCACTCGATTATCTTCTTAAACAAGCTGGTATTCAGGATGATGACTTGTTGATAATGTCTGATGTTGATGAGATACCAAGCAGACACACGATTAATCTTTTAAGATGGTGTGATGGCATACCTCCAATTCTACATCTTCGTTTGAAGAACTATTTATATTCATTTGAGTTTCTTGTCGATAATAATAGCTGGAGAGCTTCAGTGCACATTTATCAATCAGGGAAGACAAAATATGCACACTATCGGCAGTCTGATGAAATCTTGGCTGATGCAGGGTGGCATTGTAGCTTTTGTTTTAGACACATTCGTGaattcatattcaaaatgaaagCTTACAGTCATGTTGATAGGGTGAGGTTTTCTCGTTTTTTGAATCCTTCAGGAATCCAGAGAGCGATATGCAAAGgagctgatttgtttgatatgcTACCGGAAGAGTACActttcagagaaatcattgGGAAAATGGGACCTGTTCCTCATTCATACTCGGCTGTTCATCTCCCTGCATATCTGTTGGAGAATGCTGAATGGTATAAATTTCTTTTACCAGGAAACTGTGTTAGATTGAGTGTGTGA
- the LOC140835223 gene encoding uncharacterized protein isoform X2 has translation MESDMMYRKGNIARSTLVNKPNETMRIFITISVGIMFGFFIGVSFPSLPLTKLNITSVILHDFTITGNGSIANSTQASNNSQHMPTNVGNNSSGNQTTKDSSKIWVPSNPKGAERLPPAIVVSESDLYLRRLWGLPSEDLAMEPKYLVTFTVGYNQKNNIDAAVKKFSENFTVLLFHYDGRTSEWDEFEWSKLAIHVSATKQTKWWYAKRFLHPDIVAAYDYIFIWDEDLGVEHFDAEEYIKLVRKHGLEISQPGLEPTRRTTWEMTKRQSDHEVHKEVKEKPGWCSNQQLPPCAAFVEIMAPVFSREAWRCAWHLIQNDLVHGWGLDFALQKCVEPAYEKIGVVDAQWIVHNTVPSLGDQGVAENGKAPWQGVRLRCTREWGMFKTRLENAEKAYYNSIGIDPSNFTSYR, from the exons ATGGAATCTGATATGATGTATAGAAAGGGGAATATTGCACGTAG CACTCTTGTCAACAAACCAAACGAAACTATGAGGATTTTCATCACAATCAGTGTCGGTATCATGTTTGGCTTCTTCATAGGAGTGTCCTTTCCATCACTTCCCTTAACGAAG CTAAATATCACCTCTGTTATTCTTCATGATTTTACAATAACAGGGAACGGAAGCATAGCTAACTCTACCCAAGCAAGTAATAATTCTCAGCATATGCCGACAAATGTTGGGAACAACTCTAGTGGAAATCAAACCACAAAGGATTCatcaaag ATTTGGGTCCCATCAAATCCAAAAGGAGCAGAAAGATTGCCTCCAGCCATTGTTGTATCTGAGTCAGATCTCTATCTCCGGAGATTGTGGGGATTACCCAGTGAG GACTTGGCCATGGAACCAAAATATCTGGTCACCTTTACGGTTGGTTACAATCAAAAGAATAACATTGACGCAGCAGTGAAAAAG TTTTCAGAGAATTTTACCGTTCTTTTATTTCATTATGACGGACGAACAAGTGAATGGGAtgagtttgagtggtccaagcTAGCTATTCATGTGAGTGCCACAAAACAGACAAAATG GTGGTACGCTAAAAGGTTTCTACATCCAGACATTGTTGCCGCATATGACTACATTTTTATTTGGGATGAAGATCTCGGGGTTGAACATTTTGACGCAGAAGA ATATATTAAACTTGTGAGGAAGCATGGTTTAGAAATTTCACAGCCGGGTTTGGAGCCAACTAGGAGAACGACTTGGGAAATGACAAAACGGCAAAGTGATCATGAAGTTCACAA GGAAGTAAAGGAGAAGCCAGGCTGGTGTTCTAACCAGCAGTTGCCCCCCTGTGCAGC GTTTGTAGAAATCATGGCTCCTGTCTTTTCTCGGGAGGCATGGCGCTGTGCATGGCATTTGATTCAG AATGACTTGGTCCATGGATGGGGTCTCGACTTCGCCCTCCAAAAATGTGTTGAG CCTGCTTACGAAAAAATCGGAGTTGTTGATGCCCAATGGATTGTTCACAACACTGTTCCTTCATTAGGAGACCAG GGGGTGGCAGAGAATGGAAAAGCTCCATGGCAAGGG GTGAGATTGAGGTGTACAAGGGAGTGGGGGATGTTCAAAACTCGGTTGGAAAATGCAGAAAAAGCTTATTACAACTCCATTGGAATTGATCCTTCAAATTTTACAAGTTACAGATAG
- the LOC140835223 gene encoding uncharacterized protein isoform X3, with the protein MPTNVGNNSSGNQTTKDSSKIWVPSNPKGAERLPPAIVVSESDLYLRRLWGLPSEDLAMEPKYLVTFTVGYNQKNNIDAAVKKFSENFTVLLFHYDGRTSEWDEFEWSKLAIHVSATKQTKWWYAKRFLHPDIVAAYDYIFIWDEDLGVEHFDAEEYIKLVRKHGLEISQPGLEPTRRTTWEMTKRQSDHEVHKEVKEKPGWCSNQQLPPCAAFVEIMAPVFSREAWRCAWHLIQNDLVHGWGLDFALQKCVEPAYEKIGVVDAQWIVHNTVPSLGDQGVAENGKAPWQGVRLRCTREWGMFKTRLENAEKAYYNSIGIDPSNFTSYR; encoded by the exons ATGCCGACAAATGTTGGGAACAACTCTAGTGGAAATCAAACCACAAAGGATTCatcaaag ATTTGGGTCCCATCAAATCCAAAAGGAGCAGAAAGATTGCCTCCAGCCATTGTTGTATCTGAGTCAGATCTCTATCTCCGGAGATTGTGGGGATTACCCAGTGAG GACTTGGCCATGGAACCAAAATATCTGGTCACCTTTACGGTTGGTTACAATCAAAAGAATAACATTGACGCAGCAGTGAAAAAG TTTTCAGAGAATTTTACCGTTCTTTTATTTCATTATGACGGACGAACAAGTGAATGGGAtgagtttgagtggtccaagcTAGCTATTCATGTGAGTGCCACAAAACAGACAAAATG GTGGTACGCTAAAAGGTTTCTACATCCAGACATTGTTGCCGCATATGACTACATTTTTATTTGGGATGAAGATCTCGGGGTTGAACATTTTGACGCAGAAGA ATATATTAAACTTGTGAGGAAGCATGGTTTAGAAATTTCACAGCCGGGTTTGGAGCCAACTAGGAGAACGACTTGGGAAATGACAAAACGGCAAAGTGATCATGAAGTTCACAA GGAAGTAAAGGAGAAGCCAGGCTGGTGTTCTAACCAGCAGTTGCCCCCCTGTGCAGC GTTTGTAGAAATCATGGCTCCTGTCTTTTCTCGGGAGGCATGGCGCTGTGCATGGCATTTGATTCAG AATGACTTGGTCCATGGATGGGGTCTCGACTTCGCCCTCCAAAAATGTGTTGAG CCTGCTTACGAAAAAATCGGAGTTGTTGATGCCCAATGGATTGTTCACAACACTGTTCCTTCATTAGGAGACCAG GGGGTGGCAGAGAATGGAAAAGCTCCATGGCAAGGG GTGAGATTGAGGTGTACAAGGGAGTGGGGGATGTTCAAAACTCGGTTGGAAAATGCAGAAAAAGCTTATTACAACTCCATTGGAATTGATCCTTCAAATTTTACAAGTTACAGATAG
- the LOC140835223 gene encoding uncharacterized protein isoform X1: MFAPTFSLSLSSFSDLSAVSSRSFLGFFFPIQHSCQQTKRNYEDFHHNQCRYHVWLLHRSVLSITSLNEGNGSIANSTQASNNSQHMPTNVGNNSSGNQTTKDSSKIWVPSNPKGAERLPPAIVVSESDLYLRRLWGLPSEDLAMEPKYLVTFTVGYNQKNNIDAAVKKFSENFTVLLFHYDGRTSEWDEFEWSKLAIHVSATKQTKWWYAKRFLHPDIVAAYDYIFIWDEDLGVEHFDAEEYIKLVRKHGLEISQPGLEPTRRTTWEMTKRQSDHEVHKEVKEKPGWCSNQQLPPCAAFVEIMAPVFSREAWRCAWHLIQNDLVHGWGLDFALQKCVEPAYEKIGVVDAQWIVHNTVPSLGDQGVAENGKAPWQGVRLRCTREWGMFKTRLENAEKAYYNSIGIDPSNFTSYR, from the exons ATGTTCGCCCCCACGTTTTCGCTTTCTTTGTCGAGCTTCTCCGACCTGTCAGCAGTATCCTCGAGATCATTTCTGGGTTTTTTCTTTCCTATTCAG CACTCTTGTCAACAAACCAAACGAAACTATGAGGATTTTCATCACAATCAGTGTCGGTATCATGTTTGGCTTCTTCATAGGAGTGTCCTTTCCATCACTTCCCTTAACGAAG GGAACGGAAGCATAGCTAACTCTACCCAAGCAAGTAATAATTCTCAGCATATGCCGACAAATGTTGGGAACAACTCTAGTGGAAATCAAACCACAAAGGATTCatcaaag ATTTGGGTCCCATCAAATCCAAAAGGAGCAGAAAGATTGCCTCCAGCCATTGTTGTATCTGAGTCAGATCTCTATCTCCGGAGATTGTGGGGATTACCCAGTGAG GACTTGGCCATGGAACCAAAATATCTGGTCACCTTTACGGTTGGTTACAATCAAAAGAATAACATTGACGCAGCAGTGAAAAAG TTTTCAGAGAATTTTACCGTTCTTTTATTTCATTATGACGGACGAACAAGTGAATGGGAtgagtttgagtggtccaagcTAGCTATTCATGTGAGTGCCACAAAACAGACAAAATG GTGGTACGCTAAAAGGTTTCTACATCCAGACATTGTTGCCGCATATGACTACATTTTTATTTGGGATGAAGATCTCGGGGTTGAACATTTTGACGCAGAAGA ATATATTAAACTTGTGAGGAAGCATGGTTTAGAAATTTCACAGCCGGGTTTGGAGCCAACTAGGAGAACGACTTGGGAAATGACAAAACGGCAAAGTGATCATGAAGTTCACAA GGAAGTAAAGGAGAAGCCAGGCTGGTGTTCTAACCAGCAGTTGCCCCCCTGTGCAGC GTTTGTAGAAATCATGGCTCCTGTCTTTTCTCGGGAGGCATGGCGCTGTGCATGGCATTTGATTCAG AATGACTTGGTCCATGGATGGGGTCTCGACTTCGCCCTCCAAAAATGTGTTGAG CCTGCTTACGAAAAAATCGGAGTTGTTGATGCCCAATGGATTGTTCACAACACTGTTCCTTCATTAGGAGACCAG GGGGTGGCAGAGAATGGAAAAGCTCCATGGCAAGGG GTGAGATTGAGGTGTACAAGGGAGTGGGGGATGTTCAAAACTCGGTTGGAAAATGCAGAAAAAGCTTATTACAACTCCATTGGAATTGATCCTTCAAATTTTACAAGTTACAGATAG